The following proteins are encoded in a genomic region of Deltaproteobacteria bacterium:
- a CDS encoding DUF2075 domain-containing protein, producing the protein MSKGRSRLRRHPSRPRNHRSPLRVLRHFARLSPRLWNHRYPQPIRSRGRSRNASRNSICCGSDGSSRKRNIETAARRSYPVSSPCRRPRRGNGRKEVARIVIAPSRIRRQLSRRAVRWAPKRRCLSATARVDRPSSLARPHGTTVPVLLDVDSFRERTAYDLDGLVADLQDETRRGGASEAGAWRNSLPALAGVLGHEALKGFHVHLGSRGDVAVEYRLPASASWADVVLLGRDESKPAAVIVELKDWNTEGDRPGPREGLVLHAEREVSHPSDQVRGYVEYCRRFHSAVQEDGAGVSGCVFFTFASSAEPYSAAPHRALVAEYPVFTRSRADIADRFPAHLAARLRQPDPGFAHRFELGQYRQDRGFVRQVAQAIANRRESPFVLLDEQRAGFEKCMKQVERALAPAKTGARRKPGRKSVVIVEGPPGSGKSVVAAHLWATLAGDDRIDGNVVLTTTSSAQRSNWEGLFELASGKRAARGVVVGANKYNPGLSPVWVKRERDRGRRTEISTWRDNLERFAALGERSRCPDDTFAVSIVDEAHALIDPTVAGKEGVSPSGWAMHAGPQAWHVIRSSRVSVFLMDTEQSYRDNETTSRESIGRFAAELGVEKIEHVSLAGAQFRCGGSAEYMTWLGAALGLDERTEPASTWRRGFGGPFAFEIVDDPAALDEALRPRVAEGQTVRLLASYARPWRTKGEYDPHRLASTARDFQLEFARDGEPRTWSRIWNFAPEQDYTLFVQAPARSAMADDPLCEVGCPYVVRGFDYDYTGVLWMSDLVWRGDRWVAQAEHIHESAWRKTLAAARRERGRGPNSDDLLRRLQRGYRILLSRAIRGTFVWFEDPETREHIERLLRAPG; encoded by the coding sequence ATGAGCAAGGGGCGTTCCAGACTTCGCCGCCACCCCTCTCGGCCGAGAAACCACCGGAGCCCGCTCCGAGTGCTGCGACACTTCGCGCGGTTGAGCCCCCGCCTGTGGAACCACCGATACCCCCAGCCGATTCGAAGCAGAGGTCGGTCGCGGAACGCCTCGAGGAACTCGATCTGCTGTGGAAGCGACGGCTCATCACGGAAGAGGAATATCGAGACCGCCGCGAGGCGATCCTATCCAGTCTCTAGTCCTTGCCGACGACCTCGACGTGGCAATGGCCGCAAGGAGGTCGCGCGGATCGTCATCGCGCCGAGTCGTATCAGGCGCCAGCTCTCCCGCCGCGCTGTCCGCTGGGCGCCCAAGCGAAGATGCCTCTCGGCCACTGCGCGAGTGGATAGGCCATCGAGTCTCGCTCGACCCCATGGTACAACCGTCCCCGTGCTCCTCGACGTCGATTCGTTCCGCGAGCGAACTGCCTACGACCTCGACGGTCTGGTCGCGGACCTGCAGGACGAGACACGGCGGGGCGGGGCGAGCGAGGCCGGCGCCTGGCGCAACTCGCTGCCCGCGCTCGCCGGCGTGCTTGGTCACGAGGCGCTGAAGGGCTTCCACGTGCATCTGGGCAGCCGCGGCGACGTCGCGGTCGAGTACCGCCTGCCCGCATCCGCGTCATGGGCCGACGTGGTGCTGCTCGGACGGGACGAATCGAAGCCCGCGGCCGTGATCGTCGAGCTCAAGGACTGGAACACCGAAGGGGATCGGCCGGGGCCGCGCGAGGGGTTGGTGCTGCACGCGGAGCGCGAGGTCTCGCACCCGTCCGATCAGGTGCGCGGCTACGTCGAGTACTGCCGCCGCTTCCACAGCGCCGTGCAGGAGGACGGCGCGGGCGTGTCGGGCTGCGTGTTCTTCACGTTCGCATCGTCGGCGGAGCCGTACTCGGCGGCGCCGCACCGCGCGCTGGTCGCGGAGTATCCGGTCTTCACGCGCAGCCGGGCGGACATCGCGGATCGCTTCCCAGCACACCTGGCGGCGAGGCTCCGGCAGCCCGACCCTGGCTTCGCGCACCGCTTCGAGCTCGGGCAGTACCGCCAGGACCGTGGCTTCGTGCGACAGGTGGCGCAGGCGATCGCGAACCGGCGCGAGAGCCCGTTCGTGCTTCTCGACGAGCAGCGCGCGGGCTTCGAGAAGTGCATGAAGCAGGTCGAGCGAGCGCTGGCGCCCGCGAAGACGGGCGCGCGGCGGAAGCCCGGGCGCAAGAGTGTGGTGATCGTCGAGGGTCCGCCGGGCTCGGGAAAGTCCGTGGTCGCGGCGCACCTGTGGGCGACACTGGCCGGTGACGACCGGATCGACGGAAACGTGGTTCTGACGACGACCTCGAGCGCGCAGCGCTCGAACTGGGAGGGGCTGTTCGAGCTCGCGTCCGGCAAGCGCGCCGCGCGCGGGGTGGTGGTCGGGGCGAACAAGTACAACCCGGGCCTGTCGCCGGTCTGGGTGAAGCGCGAGCGCGATCGCGGGCGCAGGACCGAGATCTCGACTTGGCGCGATAACCTGGAGCGGTTCGCTGCTCTCGGCGAGCGCAGCCGCTGCCCGGACGACACGTTCGCCGTCTCGATCGTCGACGAGGCGCACGCCCTGATCGACCCCACCGTCGCGGGCAAGGAAGGGGTGTCACCGTCCGGGTGGGCCATGCACGCGGGCCCGCAGGCCTGGCACGTGATCCGCAGCTCGCGCGTCAGCGTCTTCCTGATGGACACCGAGCAGAGCTACCGCGACAACGAGACGACCTCGCGCGAGAGCATCGGGCGCTTCGCGGCCGAGCTAGGCGTCGAGAAGATCGAGCACGTGAGCCTGGCGGGCGCGCAGTTCCGCTGCGGCGGCTCGGCCGAGTACATGACGTGGCTCGGCGCCGCGCTAGGTCTGGACGAGCGCACGGAGCCCGCGAGCACGTGGCGGCGCGGCTTCGGCGGACCGTTCGCGTTCGAGATCGTCGACGACCCCGCCGCGCTCGACGAGGCGCTGCGCCCGCGGGTAGCCGAAGGGCAGACGGTGCGCCTGCTCGCGTCCTACGCGCGCCCATGGCGGACCAAGGGCGAGTACGACCCACACCGCCTGGCCTCGACGGCCCGCGACTTCCAGCTCGAGTTCGCGCGCGACGGCGAGCCGCGCACCTGGTCGCGAATCTGGAACTTCGCCCCGGAGCAGGACTACACGCTCTTCGTGCAGGCGCCCGCGAGAAGCGCGATGGCGGACGACCCGCTCTGCGAAGTCGGCTGCCCCTACGTGGTGCGCGGCTTCGACTACGACTACACGGGCGTGCTCTGGATGAGCGACCTCGTCTGGCGCGGCGACCGCTGGGTGGCGCAAGCGGAGCACATCCACGAGTCGGCCTGGCGCAAGACGCTCGCCGCCGCGCGCCGCGAGCGCGGTCGCGGCCCGAACAGCGACGACCTGCTGCGCCGGCTGCAGCGCGGCTACCGGATCCTGCTCTCCCGCGCGATCCGCGGCACGTTCGTCTGGTTCGAGGACCCGGAGACGCGCGAACACATCGAGCGACTGCTGCGCGCTCCAGGATGA
- a CDS encoding carbonic anhydrase, whose protein sequence is MRFLPRLFENNRSWAAARVAADPDFFERLCGLQAPEHLWIGCADSRVPANEIVGLAPGELFVHRNIANVVAPDDSNCLSVLQYAIDVLKIKHIIVCGHYGCGGVQAAFGPPLELPLESWLQHIRAVRRAHERELESLPDDASRLRRLCELNVRAQVRSVCRVATVVDAWERGQSLAVHGWVYDLHDGLLRDLGVSAEGGAD, encoded by the coding sequence ATGCGATTCCTCCCGCGTCTCTTCGAGAACAATCGCAGCTGGGCCGCCGCGCGCGTCGCGGCGGATCCCGACTTCTTCGAGCGGCTCTGCGGGCTGCAGGCGCCGGAGCACCTCTGGATCGGCTGCGCGGACAGCCGCGTGCCGGCGAACGAGATCGTGGGGCTGGCGCCCGGCGAGCTCTTCGTGCACCGGAACATCGCCAACGTCGTCGCGCCCGACGACTCGAACTGCCTCTCGGTGCTGCAGTACGCAATCGACGTGCTGAAGATCAAACACATCATCGTCTGCGGCCATTACGGCTGCGGCGGAGTGCAGGCGGCGTTCGGGCCGCCGCTCGAGCTACCGCTGGAGAGCTGGCTGCAACACATCCGCGCGGTGCGGCGCGCGCACGAGCGCGAGCTCGAGTCGCTCCCGGACGACGCTTCGCGCCTGCGCAGGCTCTGCGAGCTGAACGTCCGCGCGCAGGTTCGCTCGGTCTGCCGCGTCGCCACAGTGGTCGACGCGTGGGAACGCGGTCAGAGCCTCGCCGTACACGGCTGGGTCTACGACCTGCACGACGGGCTGCTTCGCGACCTGGGTGTGAGCGCCGAGGGCGGCGCGGACTGA
- the aqpZ gene encoding aquaporin Z produces MALSNRLAAEFLGTFWLVLGGCGSAVLAAAFPDVGIGLLGVSLAFGLTVLTMAYAIGHVSGCHLNPAVSVGLVVGGRFPAAELAPYVIAQVAGAIMGAGVLYVIATGNPAFDVASGFASNGYGDHSPGGYALSSALVCELVMTFMFLMIILGATDPRAPAGMAPLAIGLGLTLIHLISIPVTNTSVNPARSSGPALFVGGWALAQLWLFWVAPLAGAALAGVAYRGIAGSRPR; encoded by the coding sequence ATGGCCCTGTCGAACCGGCTCGCGGCGGAGTTTCTCGGCACGTTCTGGCTCGTGCTCGGTGGCTGCGGCAGCGCCGTGCTGGCGGCCGCGTTCCCGGACGTCGGGATCGGATTGCTCGGTGTCTCGCTGGCCTTCGGGCTGACCGTGCTCACGATGGCCTATGCGATCGGTCACGTTTCGGGGTGCCATCTGAATCCCGCGGTGAGCGTGGGGCTGGTCGTCGGCGGGCGCTTCCCGGCCGCCGAGCTCGCGCCCTACGTGATCGCGCAGGTCGCCGGCGCGATCATGGGCGCCGGGGTCCTGTACGTGATCGCCACTGGGAACCCGGCCTTCGACGTCGCCTCGGGCTTCGCATCGAACGGCTACGGCGATCACTCGCCCGGCGGCTACGCGCTCTCGTCGGCGCTGGTCTGCGAGCTGGTGATGACCTTCATGTTCCTGATGATCATCCTCGGCGCCACGGATCCGCGCGCGCCCGCCGGGATGGCGCCGCTCGCGATCGGCCTTGGACTCACGCTGATCCACCTGATCTCGATTCCGGTCACGAACACGTCGGTGAATCCGGCGCGGAGCAGCGGCCCCGCGCTCTTCGTCGGCGGCTGGGCGCTCGCGCAGCTCTGGCTGTTCTGGGTGGCACCGCTGGCGGGCGCAGCGCTCGCGGGGGTGGCGTACCGGGGGATCGCGGGCAGCCGACCGCGCTGA
- a CDS encoding NAD(P)/FAD-dependent oxidoreductase, which produces MTESPSVVILGAGVSGLCTGIQLLRAGISSFTILEKSDRVGGTWYDNQYPGAACDVPSHFYCYSFEPNPDWSRKFSGQAEIQRYLEHCAGKYGLLPHIRFGCEVASARFDEGAGLWRVHTRGGESLDATVLVSGVGQLNRPHVPDLSGLGDFAGVWFHSARWRHDCDLAGKNVAVIGNGASAIQFVPKLATLAGRLTIFQRSANWVVPRGDYAYSERAKRFYRAFPPLLRLYRWFFYWQLERNYLAFGANGRTARNFEKAARNWLEASVPDPKLRALLTPDYRVGCKRILIDDDFYPALSRPNVSVEPSGIARITRDGIETKDGAIHPADVIVLATGFETTTFLAPIEIAGRGGRTLADAWDGGAEAHLGICVSGFPNFFMMYGPNTNLGHNSIIFMIEAQVRYAVRCIRALAEKRLRLLDVRPEAQQRFNAGLQRELEKTAWAAGCRSWYKTASGKITNNWSSSTLAYWWKTRRPKLDDFEQAS; this is translated from the coding sequence ATGACCGAGTCGCCTTCGGTCGTGATTCTGGGAGCGGGTGTCTCTGGATTGTGTACGGGGATCCAGCTGCTCCGGGCCGGGATCTCGTCGTTCACCATCCTGGAGAAGTCCGACCGCGTCGGCGGCACCTGGTACGACAACCAGTATCCGGGCGCGGCCTGCGACGTGCCCTCGCACTTCTATTGCTACTCGTTCGAGCCGAACCCCGATTGGAGCCGGAAGTTCTCGGGTCAGGCCGAGATCCAGCGCTATCTCGAGCACTGCGCCGGGAAGTACGGGCTGCTGCCGCACATCCGCTTCGGCTGCGAGGTTGCAAGCGCGCGCTTCGACGAAGGCGCGGGGCTCTGGCGTGTTCACACGCGCGGCGGCGAGTCGCTCGACGCCACCGTGCTGGTGAGCGGGGTGGGCCAGCTGAACCGCCCGCACGTTCCCGACCTGTCGGGGCTCGGCGACTTCGCGGGCGTCTGGTTCCACTCCGCGCGCTGGCGGCACGACTGCGATCTCGCGGGCAAGAACGTGGCGGTGATCGGCAACGGCGCAAGCGCGATCCAGTTCGTGCCCAAGCTCGCAACGCTCGCCGGCCGGCTCACCATCTTCCAGCGCTCGGCGAACTGGGTCGTGCCGCGCGGCGACTACGCCTACAGCGAGCGCGCGAAGCGGTTCTACCGCGCCTTCCCGCCGCTGCTGCGCCTGTACCGCTGGTTCTTCTACTGGCAGCTCGAGCGGAACTACCTGGCCTTCGGCGCCAATGGCCGAACGGCGCGGAACTTCGAGAAGGCCGCGCGCAATTGGCTCGAGGCGTCGGTCCCGGACCCGAAGCTCCGCGCGCTGCTCACGCCCGACTACCGCGTCGGATGCAAGCGGATCCTGATCGACGACGACTTCTACCCGGCGCTGTCGCGGCCGAACGTCAGCGTCGAGCCGAGCGGGATCGCGCGGATCACCCGCGACGGGATCGAGACGAAAGACGGCGCGATCCATCCCGCCGACGTGATCGTGCTCGCGACGGGCTTCGAGACCACCACGTTCCTCGCGCCGATCGAGATCGCCGGCCGCGGCGGCCGCACGCTCGCCGACGCCTGGGATGGCGGCGCCGAGGCGCACCTGGGGATCTGCGTCTCGGGCTTTCCGAACTTCTTCATGATGTACGGACCCAACACGAATCTGGGTCACAACTCGATCATCTTCATGATCGAGGCGCAGGTGCGCTACGCGGTTCGGTGCATTCGCGCGCTCGCGGAGAAGCGCCTGCGCTTGCTCGACGTCCGGCCCGAGGCGCAGCAGCGCTTCAACGCGGGCCTGCAGCGCGAGCTCGAGAAGACGGCCTGGGCCGCGGGCTGCAGGAGCTGGTACAAGACAGCGTCGGGAAAGATCACCAACAACTGGTCGAGCTCGACGCTCGCGTACTGGTGGAAGACGCGCCGCCCGAAGCTCGACGACTTCGAGCAGGCGTCCTAG
- a CDS encoding methyltransferase domain-containing protein — MADSSEQIDKVRAQFTRQADAYIRTRQASDEAGLLGLAALSGAKPGDRALDIACGPGFLTMALASRCATAVGFDATDAFLERARAEAARRGIANLSFRAGDAERLPFPDASFDVVSCRAAFHHFARPERVLAEMSRVLAPNGRLLVADIVASEDPQKAEYQNRIERLCDPSHARALPASELERLFEAADLEIKARPRSTLDYDVAEWLDHGGPGETATREILALFEASLEVDRCGLNVRREAGKLRFSHSALALVGKHWGDPRS, encoded by the coding sequence ATGGCCGACTCCAGCGAGCAGATCGACAAGGTGCGCGCGCAGTTCACCCGCCAGGCGGATGCGTACATCCGCACCCGCCAGGCCAGCGACGAAGCCGGGCTGCTCGGACTGGCCGCGCTCTCCGGCGCGAAGCCCGGCGATCGCGCGCTCGACATCGCCTGTGGTCCGGGTTTCCTGACCATGGCGCTGGCCTCGCGCTGCGCGACCGCGGTCGGATTCGACGCGACCGACGCGTTCCTGGAGCGCGCGCGCGCCGAAGCCGCGCGGCGCGGGATCGCGAACCTCTCGTTCCGCGCCGGCGACGCGGAGCGGCTGCCGTTTCCGGACGCGAGCTTCGACGTCGTGAGCTGCCGCGCCGCATTCCACCACTTCGCGCGCCCCGAGCGCGTGCTCGCGGAGATGTCGCGCGTGCTGGCCCCGAACGGCCGGCTGCTCGTCGCCGACATCGTCGCGTCCGAGGATCCGCAGAAGGCCGAGTACCAGAACCGGATCGAACGGCTCTGCGATCCGAGCCACGCGCGAGCGCTCCCCGCGTCCGAGCTCGAGCGCCTCTTCGAAGCCGCGGACCTCGAGATCAAGGCGCGCCCGCGCTCGACGCTGGACTACGACGTCGCGGAGTGGCTCGACCACGGCGGCCCGGGCGAGACGGCGACGCGCGAGATCCTCGCGCTCTTCGAGGCCTCGCTCGAGGTCGACCGCTGCGGCCTGAACGTGCGCCGCGAAGCCGGGAAGCTCCGCTTCAGCCACTCGGCCCTCGCGCTGGTCGGAAAGCACTGGGGAGATCCGCGCTCGTAG
- a CDS encoding bifunctional (p)ppGpp synthetase/guanosine-3',5'-bis(diphosphate) 3'-pyrophosphohydrolase, whose translation MVPLLAALRFASEKHRAQRRKGADASPYVNHPIEVAELLARVGGVRDVEVLAAAILHDTIEDTETTPEELERVFGARVRALVAEVTDDKSLPKQERKRLQREHAPHLSLDAKQIKLGDKISNVREIAASPPDGWPLERRHEYIEWARSVVAGCRGANAALARFFDEVAAEAEAGLRS comes from the coding sequence CTGGTGCCGCTTCTCGCCGCGCTGCGCTTCGCCTCGGAGAAGCACCGCGCCCAGCGCCGCAAGGGCGCCGACGCCTCGCCGTACGTCAACCACCCGATCGAGGTCGCGGAGCTGCTCGCACGCGTCGGCGGCGTGCGCGACGTGGAGGTGCTCGCGGCCGCGATCCTGCACGACACGATCGAGGATACCGAGACGACCCCTGAGGAGCTCGAGCGCGTGTTCGGCGCGCGCGTACGGGCGCTGGTCGCCGAGGTGACCGACGACAAGAGCCTGCCGAAGCAGGAGCGCAAGCGGCTGCAGCGTGAACACGCGCCGCACCTCTCGCTCGACGCGAAGCAGATCAAGCTCGGCGACAAGATCTCGAACGTGCGCGAGATCGCGGCGTCGCCGCCCGACGGCTGGCCGCTCGAGCGCCGGCACGAGTACATCGAATGGGCGCGCTCGGTCGTCGCAGGCTGTCGCGGCGCCAACGCCGCGCTCGCGCGGTTCTTCGATGAAGTGGCCGCAGAGGCAGAAGCCGGGCTCCGCTCCTGA
- a CDS encoding GNAT family N-acetyltransferase, translating to MSSARSPGFAPESAASPSSPASSLAWRVRMYASAWRVNCARTLSICSLESAIALVYAGMVLVCDERTVLRSPRLEDATRLFAAIDSSREYLRRWLPWVDESTSAVQTREFLRSAIAGAAEGKSLILLIEHERDLGGTAGFNWIDPANSSCEIGYWLREDLQRRGIMTACCRALVGHAFDGLGLNSVRISAAAGNERSRRIPERLGFQLGGVIREAERLPHGFVDLAVYTLLRREHGA from the coding sequence ATGTCGAGCGCGCGATCGCCGGGCTTCGCGCCGGAGAGCGCGGCCAGTCCGAGCAGCCCGGCTTCGTCGCTGGCCTGGCGGGTGCGGATGTACGCATCCGCCTGGCGGGTGAACTGCGCGCGCACCTTGTCGATCTGCTCGCTGGAGTCGGCCATCGCGCTAGTCTACGCGGGAATGGTTCTCGTCTGCGACGAGCGAACGGTTCTCCGCTCCCCACGACTCGAGGACGCCACGCGCTTGTTCGCGGCCATCGACTCGAGCCGCGAGTACCTGCGCCGCTGGCTGCCCTGGGTGGACGAGAGCACGTCCGCAGTCCAGACCCGCGAGTTCCTGCGCAGCGCGATCGCCGGCGCCGCGGAGGGCAAGTCGCTGATCCTGTTGATCGAGCACGAGCGCGACCTCGGCGGCACGGCGGGCTTCAACTGGATCGACCCTGCGAACTCGAGCTGCGAGATCGGCTACTGGCTGCGCGAGGACCTGCAGCGGCGCGGGATCATGACCGCCTGCTGCCGCGCGCTGGTCGGGCACGCGTTCGACGGCCTGGGCCTGAACTCGGTGCGGATCTCCGCGGCGGCGGGCAACGAGCGCAGCCGGCGCATCCCCGAGCGGCTGGGCTTCCAGCTCGGCGGCGTGATCCGCGAGGCGGAGCGCCTGCCGCACGGCTTCGTGGACCTGGCGGTCTACACGCTACTGCGTCGCGAGCACGGCGCCTGA
- a CDS encoding glycosyltransferase family 2 protein, which produces CDKRNGGKGDAQNAGINVSRYPLFCTIDGDSLLEEDALLRVARPFHDYPGQIVATGGTIRIANGSLVRSGRITDARLAHALLPRIQAVEYLRAFLFGRMGWSSFGGLLLISGAFGIFDKQVVVDAGGYATDSVGEDMELVIRIHRVLRDRGRSYRIGFVPEPVCWTEAPESLRVLGRQRERWQRGLIDTLRRHRGMMLRPRYGAVGMLAMPAFFLFEMLAPVIELAGLVLVPASWALGILDSAFMFAFLSASILYAIVVSVTAVLLDDLVFRRYSGVRELLSLVSAGIVEATVLRPLSTLWRARGCWNYLRGVTSWGKMERKGLVSPAQSAQRQA; this is translated from the coding sequence GGTGCGACAAGCGCAACGGTGGCAAGGGCGACGCGCAGAACGCCGGCATCAACGTCTCGCGCTACCCGCTCTTCTGCACCATCGACGGAGACTCGCTGCTGGAGGAGGACGCCCTGCTGCGCGTGGCGCGTCCGTTCCACGACTATCCCGGTCAGATCGTCGCCACGGGCGGCACGATCCGCATCGCCAACGGCTCGCTGGTCCGCTCCGGGCGGATCACCGACGCGCGCCTCGCGCACGCGCTGCTTCCGCGCATCCAGGCCGTCGAGTACCTGCGCGCGTTCCTGTTCGGTCGCATGGGCTGGTCGTCGTTCGGCGGCCTGCTGCTGATCTCGGGCGCGTTCGGGATCTTCGACAAGCAGGTCGTCGTCGATGCCGGCGGCTACGCCACCGACTCGGTCGGCGAGGACATGGAGCTCGTGATCCGAATCCACCGGGTGCTTCGCGACCGCGGTCGCAGCTACCGGATCGGCTTCGTGCCCGAGCCCGTCTGCTGGACCGAGGCGCCCGAGAGCCTGCGGGTGCTCGGCCGGCAACGGGAACGCTGGCAGCGCGGCCTGATCGACACGCTCCGGCGACACCGCGGCATGATGCTGCGGCCCCGCTATGGCGCGGTGGGAATGCTCGCCATGCCCGCGTTCTTCCTGTTCGAGATGCTGGCGCCCGTGATCGAGCTCGCGGGGCTCGTGCTGGTGCCCGCGAGCTGGGCGCTCGGGATTCTCGACTCCGCCTTCATGTTCGCGTTCCTGTCCGCCTCGATCCTCTACGCGATCGTGGTCTCGGTGACGGCGGTGCTTCTCGACGATCTGGTCTTCCGCCGCTACTCGGGAGTCCGAGAGCTTCTGTCACTGGTATCGGCGGGGATCGTCGAGGCCACCGTGCTGCGGCCGCTCAGCACGCTCTGGCGCGCGCGCGGCTGCTGGAACTACCTGCGGGGCGTGACCTCGTGGGGAAAGATGGAGAGGAAGGGGTTGGTCTCGCCCGCGCAATCGGCGCAGCGCCAGGCCTGA
- a CDS encoding SIMPL domain-containing protein, which translates to MEGGRGVLGSLILAAGIALAGLLAANGFVAARGADRFVTVKGISERDVVADVAVWPLRVVASENDLARANAQIETSIGQIRAFLARHQLDASQSRVSGFSVTDAQANPYRSGDGGNRFVINQTLVVRSAEPAKLLEASAKVGELVAAGVVLSSGGEYGGGGPTFIFTKLSDLKPEMIAEATARAREAAEQFARDSGSRIGGIRRANQGTFEILPRDRAQGITEEGQLEKTVRVVSTIDYVLE; encoded by the coding sequence ATGGAGGGAGGTCGCGGAGTTCTCGGCTCGCTGATCCTCGCCGCGGGAATCGCGCTCGCGGGATTGCTCGCCGCGAACGGATTCGTCGCCGCGCGCGGCGCGGATCGCTTCGTGACCGTGAAGGGCATCTCGGAGCGCGACGTGGTCGCCGACGTCGCCGTCTGGCCGCTTCGCGTGGTCGCGTCCGAGAACGACCTCGCGCGCGCGAACGCGCAGATCGAGACCAGCATCGGCCAGATCCGCGCCTTCCTCGCCCGCCACCAGCTCGACGCCTCGCAGTCGCGCGTGAGCGGCTTCTCGGTGACGGATGCGCAGGCGAACCCGTACCGCTCGGGTGACGGCGGGAACCGCTTCGTGATCAACCAGACGCTGGTGGTGCGCTCGGCCGAGCCTGCGAAGCTGCTCGAAGCGAGCGCGAAGGTGGGCGAGCTGGTCGCGGCAGGCGTGGTGCTCTCGAGCGGCGGCGAGTACGGCGGCGGCGGGCCGACCTTCATCTTCACGAAGCTCAGCGACCTGAAGCCCGAGATGATCGCCGAGGCCACCGCCCGCGCCCGCGAGGCGGCCGAGCAGTTCGCGCGCGACTCGGGCAGCCGGATCGGCGGGATCCGCCGCGCGAATCAGGGCACGTTCGAGATCCTGCCGCGCGACCGCGCGCAGGGAATCACCGAAGAGGGGCAGCTCGAGAAGACGGTGCGCGTCGTCTCGACGATCGACTACGTCCTCGAGTGA
- a CDS encoding response regulator — translation MSRILVAEDNPITAEMIATRLSNAGYEVVRAENGHQTLERAASSSPDLILLDVMMPELDGFEALRRLKADPLLGTIPVLMVSARTQEQDILAALALGAEDYVTKPFSFRELLARIERVLAEGPGNLRATVRGVAGDSFVGEVVEGDARSLSLRFSNEIAPVFAIGELVSISLRSAALATPLDSDARVVSRAEAEPNRTYRLKLDARPTADPTATDAFLRLISRRAAARVMLAPKEHVDVTVIAKRSGETLELAGSIQDISASGARLLLKADADRLLFSVVSLRLRFQLPGGDASIELPASIRHRAAAPDGIFYGIHFETGGEPELLEHREEISNFVFSRQRAEA, via the coding sequence ATGTCGAGGATCCTCGTCGCAGAAGACAACCCGATCACCGCCGAGATGATCGCGACCCGGCTCTCGAACGCCGGCTACGAGGTCGTGCGCGCGGAGAACGGGCACCAGACTCTGGAGCGCGCCGCGAGCAGCAGCCCTGACCTGATCCTGCTCGACGTGATGATGCCCGAGCTCGACGGCTTCGAGGCGCTGCGACGGCTGAAGGCGGATCCGCTGCTCGGCACGATCCCGGTGTTGATGGTCTCGGCGCGAACCCAGGAGCAGGACATCCTCGCGGCGCTCGCGCTCGGCGCCGAGGATTACGTCACCAAGCCGTTCAGCTTTCGCGAGCTGCTGGCCCGAATCGAGCGCGTGCTCGCCGAGGGGCCCGGAAACCTCCGCGCGACCGTGCGCGGCGTCGCCGGCGACTCCTTCGTCGGCGAGGTCGTCGAGGGCGACGCCCGCAGCCTCTCGCTCCGGTTCTCGAACGAGATCGCGCCGGTGTTCGCGATCGGCGAGCTCGTCTCGATCTCGCTGCGCTCGGCGGCTCTAGCGACGCCGCTCGACTCGGATGCGAGAGTCGTCTCCAGGGCGGAGGCCGAGCCCAATCGCACCTATCGCCTGAAGCTCGACGCCAGACCCACGGCCGACCCCACTGCGACGGACGCATTCCTGCGCCTGATCTCGCGCCGTGCGGCCGCCCGCGTGATGCTCGCGCCGAAGGAGCACGTCGACGTCACGGTGATCGCAAAGCGGAGCGGCGAGACACTCGAGCTCGCGGGCTCGATCCAGGACATATCGGCCTCCGGCGCCCGCCTGCTGCTCAAGGCCGACGCGGATCGCCTGCTGTTCAGCGTCGTGTCGCTTCGGCTTCGCTTCCAGCTGCCCGGAGGCGACGCCTCGATCGAGCTGCCGGCGTCGATCCGGCACCGCGCCGCGGCGCCGGACGGAATCTTTTACGGGATCCACTTCGAGACCGGCGGCGAGCCGGAGCTTCTCGAGCACCGCGAGGAGATCTCGAACTTCGTCTTCAGTCGCCAGCGCGCGGAGGCGTGA